From Orcinus orca chromosome 3, mOrcOrc1.1, whole genome shotgun sequence, a single genomic window includes:
- the ZNF414 gene encoding zinc finger protein 414 isoform X2, with protein sequence MEEETSGPSPDRPGTAEPSSSETDKEVSPVVAAVATSSSMGEEPGSDQAATPPVWERGGLGGTQQGASPAPDSGHAGPGPGLGLTSTVSGTSEDLRPPRRRPPPGKQIPCSSPGCCLSFPSVRDLAQHLRTHCPPTQSLEGKLFRCSALSCTETFPNMQELVAHGKLHYKPNRYFKCENCLLRFRTHRSLFKHLHVCAEHAQSPAPPPPPALDKEPPAPERPPESDPALAPGLQFPLLEPFTTSAPAPTGPFLPYLNPAPFGLSPPRPRPFLAAAPGPPASSAAVWKKSQGAGGSPRRPQGGSDTPSGHAAPSRIVWEHTRGRYSCMQCAFSTASRPAMTLHLEDHRPIAPAAPAPGQPRPDAPADPAPLAPKVSPLLSEGECPVFSPL encoded by the exons ATG gaggaggaaaccTCGGGTCCCAGCCCGGACAGGCCGGGCACTGCAGAGCCCAGCTCCAGTGAGACCGACAAGGAGGTGTCCCCAGTTGTGGCTGCTGTAGCCACTTCCTCTTCCATGGGGGAGGAGCCAGGCTCTGACCAGGCAGCCACACCCCCAGTGTGGGAACGTGGAGGGCTTGGAGGGACCCAGCAGggtgcctccccagccccagacagTGGCCATGCTGGCCCTGGACCCGGCCTTGGCCTGACCAGCACTGTCTCCGGAACCAGTGAGGACCTGCGGCCTCCCAGACGACGCCCACCACCAG GGAAGCAGATACCCTGCTCCAGCCCTGGctgctgcctcagtttccccagcgtTCGAGACCTGGCACAGCATCTGCGTACCCACTGCCCACCCACACAGTCCCTGGAAG GCAAGCTCTTCCGCTGTTCCGCCCTGAGCTGCACCGAGACTTTCCCCAACATGCAGGAACTGGTGGCACACGGCAAGCTGCACTACAAACCCAATCGCTACTTCAA GTGTGAGAACTGCCTCCTGCGCTTCCGCACGCACCGCTCCCTCTTCAAGCACCTGCATGTTTGCGCCGAGCATGCGCAGAGCCCagccccaccgccaccccccgccCTCGACAAGGAGCCACCAGCGCCCGAGCGCCCCCCGGAGTCCGACCCTGCGTTGGCGCCTGGGCTACAGTTCCCGCTGCTCGAGCCGTTCACgacctctgcccctgcccccaccgGGCCCTTCCTGCCGTACTTGAACCCCGCGCCTTTTGGCCTAAGCCCACCACGCCCGCGCCCCTTTCTGGCCGCCGCTCCCGGGCCGCCCGCCTCCAGCGCCGCAGTCTGGAAAAAGAGCCAAG GTGCCGGCGGCAGCCCGCGAAGACCCCAGGGCGGCTCCGATACGCCCTCAG GGCACGCGGCCCCGAGCCGCATCGTGTGGGAGCACACGCGCGGCCGCTACTCGTGCATGCAGTGCGCCTTCTCCACGGCCTCGCGGCCCGCCATGACCCTACACCTGGAGGACCACCGCCCCATCGCCCCTGCGGCCCCGGCGCCCGGGCAGCCGCGCCCCGACGCGCCGGCGG ACCCGGCCCCGCTGGCACCCAAGGTGTCGCCGCTGCTGTCAGAGGGGGAGTGTCCGGTTTTCTCGCCGCTCTGA
- the ZNF414 gene encoding zinc finger protein 414 isoform X1, which yields MEEETSGPSPDRPGTAEPSSSETDKEVSPVVAAVATSSSMGEEPGSDQAATPPVWERGGLGGTQQGASPAPDSGHAGPGPGLGLTSTVSGTSEDLRPPRRRPPPGKQIPCSSPGCCLSFPSVRDLAQHLRTHCPPTQSLEGKLFRCSALSCTETFPNMQELVAHGKLHYKPNRYFKCENCLLRFRTHRSLFKHLHVCAEHAQSPAPPPPPALDKEPPAPERPPESDPALAPGLQFPLLEPFTTSAPAPTGPFLPYLNPAPFGLSPPRPRPFLAAAPGPPASSAAVWKKSQGAGGSPRRPQGGSDTPSGHAAPSRIVWEHTRGRYSCMQCAFSTASRPAMTLHLEDHRPIAPAAPAPGQPRPDAPAGSATSQSVRTFPERPRYLGPGRCRPPPTASPTKMQQPLPWVQWVHSPPWAPRCPLEQAEIALRPRELAHSEN from the exons ATG gaggaggaaaccTCGGGTCCCAGCCCGGACAGGCCGGGCACTGCAGAGCCCAGCTCCAGTGAGACCGACAAGGAGGTGTCCCCAGTTGTGGCTGCTGTAGCCACTTCCTCTTCCATGGGGGAGGAGCCAGGCTCTGACCAGGCAGCCACACCCCCAGTGTGGGAACGTGGAGGGCTTGGAGGGACCCAGCAGggtgcctccccagccccagacagTGGCCATGCTGGCCCTGGACCCGGCCTTGGCCTGACCAGCACTGTCTCCGGAACCAGTGAGGACCTGCGGCCTCCCAGACGACGCCCACCACCAG GGAAGCAGATACCCTGCTCCAGCCCTGGctgctgcctcagtttccccagcgtTCGAGACCTGGCACAGCATCTGCGTACCCACTGCCCACCCACACAGTCCCTGGAAG GCAAGCTCTTCCGCTGTTCCGCCCTGAGCTGCACCGAGACTTTCCCCAACATGCAGGAACTGGTGGCACACGGCAAGCTGCACTACAAACCCAATCGCTACTTCAA GTGTGAGAACTGCCTCCTGCGCTTCCGCACGCACCGCTCCCTCTTCAAGCACCTGCATGTTTGCGCCGAGCATGCGCAGAGCCCagccccaccgccaccccccgccCTCGACAAGGAGCCACCAGCGCCCGAGCGCCCCCCGGAGTCCGACCCTGCGTTGGCGCCTGGGCTACAGTTCCCGCTGCTCGAGCCGTTCACgacctctgcccctgcccccaccgGGCCCTTCCTGCCGTACTTGAACCCCGCGCCTTTTGGCCTAAGCCCACCACGCCCGCGCCCCTTTCTGGCCGCCGCTCCCGGGCCGCCCGCCTCCAGCGCCGCAGTCTGGAAAAAGAGCCAAG GTGCCGGCGGCAGCCCGCGAAGACCCCAGGGCGGCTCCGATACGCCCTCAG GGCACGCGGCCCCGAGCCGCATCGTGTGGGAGCACACGCGCGGCCGCTACTCGTGCATGCAGTGCGCCTTCTCCACGGCCTCGCGGCCCGCCATGACCCTACACCTGGAGGACCACCGCCCCATCGCCCCTGCGGCCCCGGCGCCCGGGCAGCCGCGCCCCGACGCGCCGGCGG GCAGTGCCACTTCGCAGTCTGTCAGGACCTTCCCAGAGAGACCCAGGTATCTTGGTCCAGGTAGGTGCCGCCCCCCCCCAACCGCGTCACCCACAAAGATGCAACAGCCCCTCCCATGGGTACAGTGGGTCCACAGTCCCCCCTGGGCCCCTCGCTGCCCTCTGGAGCAAGCTGAAATTGCCCTGAGGCCTAGGGAGTTGGCTCACTCTGAAAACTGA